Within the Polaribacter pectinis genome, the region AAAACACCCATAAAGTTAATATTATTCGATTAAAAAGAAGACATCCAAATAGATTAAAGGGCACGCAACCTTATATAGAGTTTCCTGAAAATGATACAGAATTGAGATATCATGATATTATTACTGTAAAAGGAAATACTGAAGATATTAACAAACTAATGATTTATTTTAGATTAGGGTTGTTGCCAAAAGAATCTGCAGAAAGCGAATTAAGATACAATTTAATAAACCAAGAAGTTGGTATGTCTGAAGTCTTAATTACACCTAAATCTCGTTTAGTTGGTAGAGAAATAAAATTACATGAATACTTTAAAAGATATGGTATTCAATTATTAGCAACATCTAGATATAGAAAACCATATTTAGAAGATTTAATAACTGTAAAAGCTGGAGATAGTTTTATAATAAGAGGTCCTTGGGAAAACATCGAAAAATTAAAAAATCAACATAAAAATGTGGTTTTGGTTGGTAGACCAGAAGAAATGTTAAAAGATGTAGATGAACTTACTCCAAAATCATATATAGCTTTAGGAGCATTAATCTTAATGATTATTATGTTAGTTCTAAAAGTAGTTCCAGGTGCTATTGCAGCCTTAATTTCTGCAGGAATTGTATTATTTACAGGTTGTGTTCCTTTTTCTAAAGCATACAAAACAATTAGTTGGACAAGTGTTATTATGATAGCTGCAATGATTCCAATGGGAGTTGCTATACAAAAAACAGGAACAGCAGAATTAATATCTAATTCAATTATTAGCCTATTGGGAAAAGAAAATCCTACGTTATTATTAGGAGGAATCTTCTTACTAACTACAACATTTAGTCAGTTTATTAACAATTCTGCAACAGCAGTTTTAATGGCACCAATTGTTTTATTAGCAGCAACAACATTACAAATATCACCAGAACCATTATTAATTACTATTGCAATAAGCGCTTCAACGGCTTTTTTAACACCTATAGGAACCACAACAAATGCAATGGTTATGAGTTCTGGCGGATATAAATTTTCAGATTATTTTAAAGTTGGTTTTCCTCTTTTAATACTCTTTTTGATAACAACATTAATTCTCGTGCCAATTATTTGGCCATTTTAATACAATAATTTTTAAATGAAACTATTATGAAAACAAAATCAATTATTCCAGAAAAATCAGATTTAGGAGTTTACGGTATCAAAAACGTAACTACAAAATGGAACTTACCACCAGAAGAACTTCAGAGAATAACTGTAGAAAAAGGAATGGGAAGAGAAACAAAAAACGGAACTTTGGCAATTAATACTGGAAAATTTACAGGTAGATCTCCTCAAGACAGATTTATTGTAAAAGATGAGTATACAGCAGACAAAGTTTGGTGGGGAAAAACCAACAAACCTATTTCTTCAGAAAACTTTAATAAACTTCAAATCAATGTACAAGAATATTTATCAAATAGAGAATTGTATGTAAGAGATGGTTATGTATGTGCAGACCCAACTTACAAAACAAATATTAGAACTATAACAGAATTTCCTTGGTCTAACTTATTTGTTTACAATATGTTTTTGAGACCTTCTGAAGAAGAACAAAAAGTTTTTGATGAAGATTGGTTAATTTTATGTGCACCAGGTTATGTTTGTGAAGACCCAAAAGCTTACGGTATTCGTCAAGGAAATTTTTCTATTATTAATTTTACAAAAAAAATAGCTTTAATTGGTGGTTCTGCATATACAGGAGAAATGAAAAAAGGTATTTTCTCTGCATTAAACTTAATCTTACCAATTGAGAGAAATGTTTTACCAATGCATTGTTCTGCAAATGTTGGCGAAAATGGAGATACAGCTATTTTCTTCGGATTATCTGGAACAGGAAAAACAACATTATCTGCAGATCCAAATAGAAAATTAATTGGTGATGATGAGCATGGATGGACAGCAGAAAATAATATTTTTAATTTTGAAGGTGGTTGTTATGCAAAAGTTATAGACCTAACAGAAGAAAAAGAACCAGATATTTTTAGAGCAATAAAACCTGGTGCTTTGCTAGAAAATGTTGTTTTTAACGATAATAACGATGTAGATTACATGAGTGGCGAAATCACACAAAATACACGTGTAAGCTACCCTATATATCATATAGATAATATCCAAGAACCTTCATTTGCAGGAAATCCTAAAAACATTTTCTTTTTAACTTGTGATGCTTTTGGTGTTTTACCTCCAGTTTCTAAATTAACTCCAGGGCAAGCTGCTTATCACTTTATATCTGGTTACACTGCAAAAGTAGCAGGTACAGAAGCTGGTATAACAGAACCAGTACCTTCTTTCTCTGCTTGTTTTGGCGAACCTTTTATGCCATTGCACCCAACCAAATATGCAGAAATGTTAAGTAAAAAAATGACAGATGCTGGTGTAAATGTTTGGTTAATTAATACAGGTTGGTCTGGTGGGCCTCATGGAATTGGTTCTCGTATTAAATTAAAATATACAAGAGCTATGATTACAGAAATCTTAAACGGAAGTTTAGATAATGTAGAATTTGAACAACATCCAATTTTTGGTTTATTTATGCCAAAATATTGTCCTAATGTTCCAACAGAAATGTTAGACCCAATGAACACTTGGTTACAAAAAGGTGCTTACATTAGTAAAGCAATCCATTTAGCACATTTCTTCCACTTAAACTTCGAAAAATTTGCTAATGAAGCTTCAGAACAAATTATAGAAGGTGGTCCATTAATCGATGAACATCATCATTTAGATCATATGTAGTTTCTTTTTAGGCTAGGTTTTTCTTATGAGAATTGGAAAACCTAGCCTTTTTAAATAGTAAGTAATTATGAAGAAGGTAATTTTAATAGGTATCTTAATTTTTTCATTCTTAAATTTTAACGCCCAAACTAAATCAGAAAAAAAATTTGGAAGCTGGTATATGTATTATGGTAATCATACAATTTCAAATAATTGGAGCGTTTTAACAGGGTTTGAAGAGAGAAACTATCAAACTTTTCAAAACTATAATTTAATACTTTATAATGTTGGTGTTAACTATAAAATTTCTAAAAAATTTATAGCAACAATAAGTTATATGTATTTAGATATTGACAGAACTTTTGATCCAGATGTAGACCCTAACACCATAGAAAACAGACATTATGAACAGATTTTGTATGTAACTAAACATTTTAAACTTCCATTTTCTCATCGATTGAGAATTGAACACAGACACCTAAATTCTATGGGAATAAAATCATTAAGAAACAGAGTTAGATATAGATTAAAAACTAAAATCTCTTTAAATAAAAGGTTTTACATAACAGCAAGTAATGAATCTTTCTTTAATTTTAACGGAAATCTATATGCAGAAAACAGGTTTTATTCTGCCTTCGGATTAAAAGCTTCAAAAGCTATTTCTTTAGAAGTAGGCTATTTGGGTCATTACATAAATGACCTCCATTTAGACAGATTACAAGTTGGTTTGTTTTTGAAAACAGATTTTAGAAAAAAAGCAAAGATTTAATTCTTTGCTTTTTCAATTGCTTGTTCAATGTCTGCAATTAAATCTTTGGTTTCTTCTATTCCAACAGAAAAACGAATGAGACCATCTTTAATGCCTTGTATTGCTCTTTCTTCTGCAGATAACAATGCATGAGAAGTATGAGTTGGACTTAACATTGTGCTTTCTACACCAGCCAAACTCATTGAAGGTTTTATCAACTTTAAATTATTTTGAAATTTCATAGCATCAATTCCATCTACAAATTCAAAAGATAACATACCACCAAAGTTTTTCATTTGTTTTTTTGCTAATTTATAATCTGGGTGTCCTTTTAAACCAGGATAATAAACATGATACACATCTGGATTTACCGCTAAATACTTCGCCATTTTTAAAGCATTTTTATTCTGGCGTTTTACACGTAAACTCATTGTTTTTAAGCTTCTTTCTAGCATCCAAACTGTAAAGTCACTTAAACTTCCACCTAAATTTTTAGCAACATTCCAAACTCTTAAAATGTGTTCTTCTGAAGCTGCAACTGCTCCTGCCAGAATATCTGAATGTCCACCCATATATTTTGTAGCAGAATGAATTATAATATCGATCCCGAAATCTACAGGAGTTTGATTTACAGGCGAAGCAAAAGTATTGTCTATCATTGTTACAATTCCTTTCTTTTTTGCCAATTTAGAAACTGCTTTCATATCTGTAATTGTTAATAACGGATTGGATGGCGTTTCTATATAAATAACCTTCGTGTTTTTTTTGATTTCTTTCTCAAAATCTGTGATTGATAAACTTTTAGTGAAAGAATATTCGATTCCGAATTTATCAAACTCTTCAACAACAAAATTGTACGTTCCTCCATACAATGTTTGTTGTAAAATAATATGATCTCCTTTTTGTAAAAAAGCAAATAAAGTATGGCTTATTGCGGCCATTCCAGAACCAAAAATTAAAGCATTGTCTGTTTTTTCTAAAGCTGCAATTTTTTTGCATAACATTTCTTGATTTGGCGTATTAAAGTATCGTGGGTAACGTTTTGTATCTACACCATCAAAAGCATAAGAAGTAGACATAAAAATAGGAGAAATAGCTCCTTTAAATTGCTCGTCTTTTACTTCGCCAACATGTGCGCAAATTGTATTTATTCCTAGTTTTTTTGAATTCTTCATTAAAATGGTATTGTTGATGCTAAATTACAAATTCCATTTGCAATCCTCTAAATAATTTCAATATCTTCGCTTTCATGATTTCAGTAGTTATAATAGGTAATGGAAATGTAGGAACACATTTATACAATGCATTTTTAAATGTTGATACAATAGCTGTTACTCAAATTAATTCAAGGAAATTAGAAAATATACCTCAAGCAGATATAACAATCATTGCTGTTTCAGATGATGTAATTGCAGAAATTTCATCAAAAATTAAAAACTCTTTTGTAGTACATACTTCTGGAAGTGTTTCTATGTCTGATTTAAAAAACAAAACCAATAAAGGTGTTTTTTACATGCTACAAACATTTTCTAAAGATAAAAAAATTAATTTTCCTGAAGTTCCTTTCTGTTTAGAAGCAGAAAAAGAAAGTGACTATCAATTGTTAGAAAAATTAGCAAAATCTTTAGGCAATAATATTTATCCTATTAATTCTGAACAACGAAAAGCAATTCATGTTGCTGCTGTTTTTGTAAATAATTTCACCAATAACATGTATAAAATTGGGAATGATATTTGCAATAAAAATAATGTTCCTTTTGAAATTTTACAACCTTTAATTCAAGAAACTGCTGTAAAAATTAAAACATTATCACCAGAAGAAGCACAAACTGGACCTGCAATTAGAAAAGACAAAAAAACAATAAAGAATCATTTAGATTTGTTAAATAAAGAGCAACAAAAAATCTATAAAATCATAACAAAATCAATCCAAAATGGAAATTAGCTTTAAACAATTATTACCAAAAATAAATACTTTCATTTTTGATGTAGATGGAGTTCTTACAAACGGAATGTTAACCATAATGCCAGATGGAGAATTAGTAAGACACATGAATGTAAAAGATGGTTATGCCATGAAAAACGCTTTAAATAAAGGATTTAGAGTTTGTATTATTTCTGGAGGAACTAATGAAGGTGTTAGAAAAAGGTTGGCTGCTTTAGGTATAGAAGACATTTATTTGGGGGCTCATGATAAAATTAAACAATATCAAGAATTGGTAGAAAAATACAATTTACAACCAGAAAATGTATTATATATGGGAGATGATGTTCCAGATTATCCTGTAATGAAATTGGTTGGGTTGCCAGCTTGCCCAAATGATGCTGTTCAAGAAATACAAAGTCTTTCTAAATACATTTCTAATAAAAAAGGTGGTGAAGGTTGTGTGAGAGATGTTATCGAACAAGTTTTACGAGTACAACAAAAATGGGATGAAAATTTCGATGCCAGTTTATAATTTTTTCTTGTATCTTTCAAATCCAGTTTTTAATAAATTATCAACATTATATCTTTGTTAACCATGAAAAAATTATTTTTTACATTTTTATTTATTGCAACTACTATATCTATAAGTTCTCAAACAATTTTTGGCAAATGGAATTCTAGAAGTGAAGAAGGTGTTGTTGATTCTGTTTTAGAAATCTATGAAAAAGACGGAAAAGCGTTTGCAAAAGTTGTAGAAATAATGAATCCTGATAGAAAAGATGCACGTTGTGTAGATTGCGAAGGTGAATATAAAGATAAACCAATTATGGGTTTAGACATCTTATCTGGTTTAGAAAAAGAAGAAGATAAAGATGAATGGTCTGGAGGTACAATTGTAGATCCAAGAAATGGAAATACATACAAATGCTATATTAAATTAGTAAAACCAAACAAATTAAAACTTCGTGGTTATATTGGTTTTTCTCTTTTCGGTAAAACGGCTTATTGGGAAAGAGCGAAATAGTTTTTATAGAATAGAATCCTTAAAACTTTATAAGTAATTTCTTTAGTTTTTCTCTTCTAACATAGGCACAAAAGCAAAATCACCTAACTCATGTTTTTCGAATTCTTTAGCAGACTTTCTGATAAATAAAGTCATAATTTGTGTTTTGTCTCCCACAGGAATTAACAACTTCCCTCCTATTTTTAATTGCGATAATAAAGGATTTGGAACATAAGGTGCACCAGCAGTTACAATAATTTTATCAAAAGGTGCTTTTTCTTTTAAACCTTTATAACCATCTCCAAAAATAAATTTCTTGGGTTTATAACCTAATTTTGGTAAAAATAAAGAGGTTCTTTTAAACAATTCTTTTTGTCTTTCTATTGAATAAACTTCTGCTTTTAATTCCAATAAAACTGCGGTTTGATATCCAGAACCAGTTCCAATTTCCAACACTTTGTCCTCTGGTTTTATTTCTAAAGTTTGCGATTGAAAAGCAACTGTATAAGGTTGAGAAATGGTTTGATCTGCAGCAATTGGGAATGCCTTATCTTGATAAGCATGATCTTCGAAACTTGAGTCTATAAATAAATGTCGTGGAATTTTACGCACAGCATTTAATACATTTTCGTCTGTAATACCTTTTGCTTTTAAAACAGTAGCTAACTGATTTCTACGACCTTGATGTTTTGAAGTATCTTTCACTTATAAGAGTTTTCTAAAAGCTAAAAATAGGAATAAATCTAAATACATTCCTATAAAATCGTATCTTTGTTTTTGTCGATTTTTTAACAATCGTAATTCAAACTAAAACAAGAATTTATGCTAAAAGCTGGAGTTTTAGGTGCTGGACATCTAGGAAAAATACATCTTCGTTTATTACAAGAATCTGAAAAATATGAGTTGGTCGGTTTTTACGATCCTTTTACAGAAAATGCGCAAAAAGTAGCCAAAGAATATGGTTACAAATTGTTCGATTCTATGGAAAGTTTAATGGATGCTGTAGAAGTTGTAGATATTGTAACTCCAACTTTATCTCATTTCGAATGTGCAAAAATGGCCATTGAAAAAGGCTGTCATATTTTTGTTGAAAAACCAATTACCAAAACTGTTTTAGAAGCAGAAGCAATAAAAACGTTAGCAAGCCAATATCATGTAATTGGTCAAGTGGGGCATGTAGAACGTTTTAACCCTGCTTTTACTGCTGTAAGTGATAAAATAAACAACCCAATGTTTATTGAAACACACAGATTGGCTGAATTTAATCCAAGAGGAACAGATGTTCCTGTGGTTTTAGATTTAATGATTCATGATATTGATATTATTCTTTCTGTGGTAGATTCTAAAGTGAAGAATGTTCACGCAAGTGGAATTTCTGTAATTTCTGAAACGCCTGATATTGCAAACGCAAGAATTGAGTTCGAAAATGGTTGTGTTGCAAATTTAACCGCAAGCAGAATTTCGATGAAGAACATGCGTAAATCAAGATTTTTTCAAAAAGACGCTTATATATCTGTTGATTTTTTAGAGAAAGTTTCTGAAGTTGTAAGAATGAAAGATGTTCCTGAAAATCCGGATGAATTTGCGATGATTCTACAAAATGCAGAAGGTGTAAAAAAACAAATTTATTTTGATAATCCTGAAGTGGAAGCAAATAACGCAATTCTAGACGAGTTAGAATCTTTTGCTGATGCAATTGAAAATGGAACAAAACCAGTAGTTTCTTTAAGCGCAGGAACTGAAGCTTTACGTGTTGCTCAAATGGTAATTGACTGTTTTTAGAAAGCCCATCCTTAATCCTTCCCAAAGGGAAGGAAACACTCTTGAGGATTGACTTACTTAAAATAAACTTAAATAATATCATTTTATGATATTTAAATTGACTTTTTTAATAATTAAATTTTTATTCGCCCGAGTAAGAATTCCTTCCCTTTGGGAAGGTTAGGATGGGATTTTTATATGAAAAACATAGCAGTAATTGGTGCTGGAACCATGGGAAATGGAATCGCACATACATTTGCACAATTCAATTATAATGTACATTTAATCGATGTTTCGCAAGGAGCATTGGACAAAGGAATGGCAACAATCTCTAAAAATTTAGACAGAATGGTTGCCAAAGAAAAAATTTCTGAAGCTGATAAAACACAAACATTAGCAAACATTACCACTTTTACAGCAATAAAAGATGGTGCTAAAAATGTAGATTTAGTTGTGGAAGCTGCCACAGAAAATGTTTCTTTAAAATCGAAAATATTTAAAGAATTGGATGAAGTTTGCGACGAAAACACAATTTTAGCGACAAATACTTCATCAATTTCTATTACACAAATTGCAGCAGTTACCAATAGACCGGAAAAAGTAATTGGAATGCACTTTATGAATCCTGTTCCAATTATGAAATTGGTAGAAATTATTAGAGGTTACAATACTACTGATGATGTGATGAATACGATTGTAGATTTGTCTAAAAAAGTGAATAAAATTCCAGTTGAAGTGAATGATTATCCTGGTTTTGTTGCCAACAGAATCTTAATGCCAATGATTAACGAGTCTATTGAAACGCTTTATAATGGCGTTGCTGGTGTTAAAGAAATTGACACAGTTATGATGTTAGGAATGGCACATCCAATGGGACCTTTACAATTGGCAGATTTTATTGGTTTAGATGTTTGTTTGTCTATTTTAAATGTAATGCATGATGGTTTTAAAAACCCTAAATATGCTCCTTGTCCGTTACTAGTAAATATGGTAATGGCTGGAAAATTAGGAATAAAATCTGGCGAAGGATTTTATGATTATTCAGAGAGCAGAAAAGCGGAAACTGTTGCTAAAATGTTTTCTTAATCGATGAAGAATAAATTTTCTTTAGTTGTATTGCTATTTTGTTTTTCAATTTCCTTTTACGCACAAAAAGTAAAAAAAAACAGACTAATACCTTATAAAATAGGTGTTTTATACAATTATGGCACTGAAGAAAATTTTATATTTAATGATAAAGACTATTCTTATTCAACAAATACTTATAAAGGACAGGCTTTTTATAAATTAGGCAATTGGAAAGGTTTAGAAATTGAATTAATTGTGCAACCTCAATTTCAGTTTTTAAAACATCAACTTTTAAATTTATTTTATGTAGAACCTGATGAAGATGATTATCTACAAAAAAGAGAAGAATTTAGTCGAAAAAAAAACATGCATTTATATGCTATAGAATTTGGTTTTGCTGCTAAAAAAAAGTTAACTAATAAGTTAGATTTACAAGGAACAATAAGTTTGGGCTTCTCTTATATTGATACAAGAAGTGAAAGATTAGCTAAAGGTTTTACTTTTATTGAAAATTTTTCTGTTGGTTTTTCATATCAAACTTCTAACAAAACATTTTTATATCTAGGTTCTAATTTCGGACATGTTTCCAACTTAAATTTTCTATCACCTAATGATGGCTACAATATTTTAGGTATGGAAATAGGTTTTTCTTATAAATTATAAAAAAGGAAACTCAAATTGAGTTCCCTTTTTATAAAATAAAATTTTTAATTTACTATTTACCTAACCAAGAGTTCAACATCCAAATTGTTTTTTCTTGTTCAGCAATAAAATCACTCATCATAGAATTTGTTCCTTCATCATTTGCTTCGTCTGATAAATCTAAAATTTCTCTTTCTATTTTTAATAATTCAGATAAAGAATTTACAATCAAATTAACTGCTTCTACATCATTAGAAATATCCTTACCAACTGGTACAGAAGAATTATCTATATAATCTGTAAAAGTGTGTAATGGCTTGCCTTGCAAAGTTAAAATACGTTCAGCTATATCATCTATTTTTACTTGAGAATCTGTATAAAACTCTTCAAATTTAACATGCAATTCAAAGAAATTTTTTCCTTTAATATTCCAATGTAAGCCTCTTAAATTCTGATAGTATATTTGAAAATTCGATAATAATCCATTCAAATTATCTACTAAATTTGCGCTTTCTTTTTTATCTAATCCTAATATTGATTTGTTCATTTTATTTATAATTTTGTGTTCTTAGTTTTTGCTATTACAAATTTACTAGAAATTTATGTCGGTAAACTATAATTATTATTGATAGTTTTAATATCTTTATCAAAATTTATTATACCAATGACAATCACCCAATTGAAATACGTCTTATCCGTATCAGAATATCAAAATTTTACGGTTGCAGCAGAACATAGTTTTGTAACTCAACCTACATTAAGCATGCAAATTCAGAAATTAGAAGACGAATTGGATGTAAAAATATTTAATAGGTCTAAAAAACCAATCGAATTAACACAAGTTGGAAAAAAAATTGTAGAACAAGCTAAAGTTATTGTAGATGAAAGCAATAGAATTTTAGACATTGTACATCAACAAAAAGGTTTTATTGGAGGTGAGTTTAAATTGGGGATTATTCCAACAATTATGCCTACCTTATTACCAATGTTCTTAAATAATTTCACAAAGAAATACCCGAAAGTAAAACTAATTATAGAAGAGTTAACAACTGAAGAAATTATTAGAAAACTAACAGACGGACATATAGACGCTGCTATTGCTGCGACACCTCTAGAGAACGAATCTATTAAAGAAAGACCTTTATATTACGAGCCTTTTGTTGGTTTAGTTCCGCAAAATCATCGTCTTTTTAATGAAAAAGTAATAAATCCTGATGAATTAGAGATGGATGATATTTTATTGTTAGAAGATGGACATTGTTTTAAGGAAAGTGTAATTAATTTGTGTAGAACTTTTAAAACTGATAACAAAAAATCATTTCAATTAGCAAGTGGAAGTTTTGATACATTAATTAAACTAACCAAAGAAGGTTTAGGAATGACACTTCTACCCTATTTACATACACTAGATTTGAATGATGTTGATAAATCTCATTTACGCGAATTTACAAATCCACCACCTGCAAGAGAAGTAAGTTTAATCTACCATAAATCTCAATTAAAAATGCAGTTAATAGAAGCTTTAAAAAAGAGTATTGATGGTGTCATTAGAGGTGCTATTTCTTTTTCTGATGTAAAAATTATTAGTCCACTTCAGAAAAATTAAATTCAATATTATTACTTTTAACAAAAAAAAATCCAGCTTATGCTGGATTTTCTTTTTTAAAATTTTTAAAAATTACACCATAGATGTTGCAATCTTTTTATACGTACCGTTTTCTAACAATTCTCTAATTGCTGAAAATGCGGTAATTGTTTCATCTATATCTTCTTGTGTGTGTGTTGCAGTTGGAATTAATCTTAAAATAATTAATCCTTTTGGTATTACAGGATACACAACAATAGAACAGAAAATTCCGTGGTTTTCACGTAAATCATTTACCATTGCCATTGCTTCAGGTATATCTCCTTTTAAAAATACTGGAGTTATACATGTTTGTGTAGTTCCTAAATCGAAACCAGCATTTCTTAAACCAGATTGTAAAGCATTGGTGTTTTCCCACAACTTTGTTTTTAATTCTGGCATTGTACGTAACATATCTAAACGTTTTAATGCTCCTTTTACCATTGCCATTGGTAATGATTTAGCAAACATTTGAGAACGCATATTGTATTGTAAATATTGTATTACATCTTTATCTCCTGCAAAGAAAGCGCCAATACCTGCCATAGATTTTGCAAAGGTTGCAAAATATACATCTATTTCATCTTGTATTCCTTGTTCGAAACCAGTTCCTTTGCCATCTTTACCCAAAGTACCAAAACCATGAGCATCATCTACTAAAAGTCTAAAGTTGTATTCTTTTTTAAAGGAAACTATTTCTTTTAAACGACCTTGTTCACCACGCATTCCAAAAACTCCTTCAGAAATTACTAAAATTCCTCCACCAGTTTTATCTGCCATTCTTTTAGCACGCTTTATGTTTTTCTCAAAACTTTCCATATCGTTATGACGATATACAAAACGTTTTCCAGCATGTAAACGAACACCATCTATAATACAAGCATGTGTATCCATATCATACACAATAATATCATCTTTAGAAACCAATGCGTCTATTGCAGAAACCATACCTTGGTAACCAAAGTTAACTAAATAAGCAGCTTCTTTTTCTACAAATTCTGCACATTCAACTTCTAATTGTTCGTGAAATTTAGTATGTCCAGACATCATTCTAGCTCCCATTGGATAAGC harbors:
- a CDS encoding SLC13 family permease; translation: MIYTMLIILIITIALFVWGKYSPDVVALVSMLSLFLCGILNLNETLSGFSNPTVVMIASLFIIGEGLSQTGWTALAGKKLIELAGKSIPKLLVIITLGSGVLSGFVSNTGTVATLLPASISSAWSIGTMPSKILIPVAFGSNTGGLLTLTGTPPNIIANNALIEAGYDGFSFFEFGLIGLPLLIIAILYFRYIGFKLLPENKTNNKPINIDSTLHEWIEAYQIENDYYRLRIRSISPLLNTKISQWDLENTHKVNIIRLKRRHPNRLKGTQPYIEFPENDTELRYHDIITVKGNTEDINKLMIYFRLGLLPKESAESELRYNLINQEVGMSEVLITPKSRLVGREIKLHEYFKRYGIQLLATSRYRKPYLEDLITVKAGDSFIIRGPWENIEKLKNQHKNVVLVGRPEEMLKDVDELTPKSYIALGALILMIIMLVLKVVPGAIAALISAGIVLFTGCVPFSKAYKTISWTSVIMIAAMIPMGVAIQKTGTAELISNSIISLLGKENPTLLLGGIFLLTTTFSQFINNSATAVLMAPIVLLAATTLQISPEPLLITIAISASTAFLTPIGTTTNAMVMSSGGYKFSDYFKVGFPLLILFLITTLILVPIIWPF
- the pckA gene encoding phosphoenolpyruvate carboxykinase (ATP); its protein translation is MKTKSIIPEKSDLGVYGIKNVTTKWNLPPEELQRITVEKGMGRETKNGTLAINTGKFTGRSPQDRFIVKDEYTADKVWWGKTNKPISSENFNKLQINVQEYLSNRELYVRDGYVCADPTYKTNIRTITEFPWSNLFVYNMFLRPSEEEQKVFDEDWLILCAPGYVCEDPKAYGIRQGNFSIINFTKKIALIGGSAYTGEMKKGIFSALNLILPIERNVLPMHCSANVGENGDTAIFFGLSGTGKTTLSADPNRKLIGDDEHGWTAENNIFNFEGGCYAKVIDLTEEKEPDIFRAIKPGALLENVVFNDNNDVDYMSGEITQNTRVSYPIYHIDNIQEPSFAGNPKNIFFLTCDAFGVLPPVSKLTPGQAAYHFISGYTAKVAGTEAGITEPVPSFSACFGEPFMPLHPTKYAEMLSKKMTDAGVNVWLINTGWSGGPHGIGSRIKLKYTRAMITEILNGSLDNVEFEQHPIFGLFMPKYCPNVPTEMLDPMNTWLQKGAYISKAIHLAHFFHLNFEKFANEASEQIIEGGPLIDEHHHLDHM
- a CDS encoding DUF2490 domain-containing protein, whose translation is MKKVILIGILIFSFLNFNAQTKSEKKFGSWYMYYGNHTISNNWSVLTGFEERNYQTFQNYNLILYNVGVNYKISKKFIATISYMYLDIDRTFDPDVDPNTIENRHYEQILYVTKHFKLPFSHRLRIEHRHLNSMGIKSLRNRVRYRLKTKISLNKRFYITASNESFFNFNGNLYAENRFYSAFGLKASKAISLEVGYLGHYINDLHLDRLQVGLFLKTDFRKKAKI
- a CDS encoding trans-sulfuration enzyme family protein, which produces MKNSKKLGINTICAHVGEVKDEQFKGAISPIFMSTSYAFDGVDTKRYPRYFNTPNQEMLCKKIAALEKTDNALIFGSGMAAISHTLFAFLQKGDHIILQQTLYGGTYNFVVEEFDKFGIEYSFTKSLSITDFEKEIKKNTKVIYIETPSNPLLTITDMKAVSKLAKKKGIVTMIDNTFASPVNQTPVDFGIDIIIHSATKYMGGHSDILAGAVAASEEHILRVWNVAKNLGGSLSDFTVWMLERSLKTMSLRVKRQNKNALKMAKYLAVNPDVYHVYYPGLKGHPDYKLAKKQMKNFGGMLSFEFVDGIDAMKFQNNLKLIKPSMSLAGVESTMLSPTHTSHALLSAEERAIQGIKDGLIRFSVGIEETKDLIADIEQAIEKAKN
- a CDS encoding Rossmann-like and DUF2520 domain-containing protein codes for the protein MISVVIIGNGNVGTHLYNAFLNVDTIAVTQINSRKLENIPQADITIIAVSDDVIAEISSKIKNSFVVHTSGSVSMSDLKNKTNKGVFYMLQTFSKDKKINFPEVPFCLEAEKESDYQLLEKLAKSLGNNIYPINSEQRKAIHVAAVFVNNFTNNMYKIGNDICNKNNVPFEILQPLIQETAVKIKTLSPEEAQTGPAIRKDKKTIKNHLDLLNKEQQKIYKIITKSIQNGN
- a CDS encoding KdsC family phosphatase, with the protein product MEISFKQLLPKINTFIFDVDGVLTNGMLTIMPDGELVRHMNVKDGYAMKNALNKGFRVCIISGGTNEGVRKRLAALGIEDIYLGAHDKIKQYQELVEKYNLQPENVLYMGDDVPDYPVMKLVGLPACPNDAVQEIQSLSKYISNKKGGEGCVRDVIEQVLRVQQKWDENFDASL
- a CDS encoding DUF2147 domain-containing protein → MKKLFFTFLFIATTISISSQTIFGKWNSRSEEGVVDSVLEIYEKDGKAFAKVVEIMNPDRKDARCVDCEGEYKDKPIMGLDILSGLEKEEDKDEWSGGTIVDPRNGNTYKCYIKLVKPNKLKLRGYIGFSLFGKTAYWERAK
- a CDS encoding protein-L-isoaspartate(D-aspartate) O-methyltransferase, encoding MKDTSKHQGRRNQLATVLKAKGITDENVLNAVRKIPRHLFIDSSFEDHAYQDKAFPIAADQTISQPYTVAFQSQTLEIKPEDKVLEIGTGSGYQTAVLLELKAEVYSIERQKELFKRTSLFLPKLGYKPKKFIFGDGYKGLKEKAPFDKIIVTAGAPYVPNPLLSQLKIGGKLLIPVGDKTQIMTLFIRKSAKEFEKHELGDFAFVPMLEEKN
- a CDS encoding Gfo/Idh/MocA family protein; translation: MLKAGVLGAGHLGKIHLRLLQESEKYELVGFYDPFTENAQKVAKEYGYKLFDSMESLMDAVEVVDIVTPTLSHFECAKMAIEKGCHIFVEKPITKTVLEAEAIKTLASQYHVIGQVGHVERFNPAFTAVSDKINNPMFIETHRLAEFNPRGTDVPVVLDLMIHDIDIILSVVDSKVKNVHASGISVISETPDIANARIEFENGCVANLTASRISMKNMRKSRFFQKDAYISVDFLEKVSEVVRMKDVPENPDEFAMILQNAEGVKKQIYFDNPEVEANNAILDELESFADAIENGTKPVVSLSAGTEALRVAQMVIDCF